Genomic segment of Colletotrichum destructivum chromosome 5, complete sequence:
ACTGAAGAATCCCAGTTCCCTGggacggcggggaggggggttcgTGCAAGGAACAGACAGAACCTTGTGTGTCGGGGCGTTTGCAGATCCTCAACGGTGTGGCTTTTCATACGAAACTACCCCTGATGGGTTGTTCGTTGAAGGGGCTAGCATGACGCCTTGGAACCTTGTGATATCATGTCTTTCGCGAACGAGAGTCAGGTCTACCGTCCATGAATGTGAAGAAGTTGGTTGAAgcgctggcgacggcgctTGTGGACAGTGTTTTCTGGCGGGGCAGGTTGAAAGCAGCAGGAAAGCGGATGATTCAAATGGCAAGTAGAAATCACAACTTCCCCAAGCCAGACCCTGATGGATGTTTTGTCGTAAGTGCGGCTTTAGTGTTTGCTGGCGGCGAGACAAAGCGGTTGCATATGGGATATACACGTCCGAAACCTACGAAAACTGTATGTGGTAAACCGAGACACTTAGCTTCATGGTGCTCCCGTGTCCGGCTGTCAGACGCTGATGATAGTCATGGGAAAAGCTGTGTGCCTGCCTTTCCACCATTGCTTCTCAAGAAATACGGAATCAGAGAAAGCCCGCAGTCTGCCCTGTGGGTTGTCAGAGGGACTGTGCATGTGGCTCAGTGAGGTACGTACCGGAGTACGACTAGGGCTAATCCGAATTGGGCTGAGGCCCCGTCTGGAGGCCAGGCAGCTTgcctcctctctttcttccccaGCCCCATCTTGCCCAGGTCTGTTCCCAACTTTCCCATCTACGAACCCACCCCGCCCTGGTGTCTTCCTTCTAAACGCCAGGCATGGATTGAACTAGACGCAGTTGGCTGCACCATCCATCGCCAGTCACCTCATCCCCCCCACCTCAAGCGGTTGCATCTCACCAGTGACCACTCCGAACCCTGAGGCTGGCTGCGCGCGCTTGACTGTGCGTCCCTAAACCATCTGCCTACTAGCTTGGCCCTGGGGGGCTTTTGTGTACCAGGACTCATTCCTATCTCTCCGACTACCTATCCTCTTTTGCCATCTGACTATCTCCGGAGGGGCAGTCTCAATTTTCCATTTCCCATGGACTACCCAGCAGCATCCATCCCCTTGCTCGTAGTGATCGAGCCTGTCATAAGCCCTGCGCATTCAAATAATTGATATATCTCCCCGCGACCGTTCACTGGCAATCGAAGCGACCAAGATCATTCATTCATCCACCGCGACAAGGCGGGCATTCGGTTCGCCGGAACACTTTCTCTTGGTCTCTGGTTTCGAGACCTAGCATCATAAAGCCTTCGAGTACCAGCTTCCTTTGCCCGATTCGTATTTTCAGTCCCATGGGGAGCTTATGCTCGAACCTTGAAAAGGACGATGCACCTGGCGAAAAGAATGGTCAGGGTAGAAGGGACGATAACCATACCACGCGACACTCCTCACCAAGACTGCGGAagcctcctcatcatcatcaccgccgcccaggctcACCTTCACCCAACgctcaccatcgccgccaccgccaccaccagacagacagagaaaTGGCTGAAGAAATGATCGAAGCCCACGACAAGATCATTGCCGGGACTGGCGGCGCGCTTACGCGCAACGGTCTCCAACGACATGGTCGGCAGATCACCATTCTCGACCAGGCccggacgaggtcggccaCTGCCAAAAAGATACAGGATTCTGATGATTACTTCCGCCAGCGCATCGAGGTAATGAACCGCGAAAAGACCTTAGCATTCGACTTCCGTCTCACGGCGCTGGCCTCGCCCAAAGAAATCGAGGCCAACACCATTATCCAGATCATCAAGGCTGAGGATCAACGCTTGGTGTATGACGCGGCTGAGCCAAGACAAGGGTGGGGGGGTCAGAATCACCCGCGATTTCCTGCGGACCATTTTCTGTCAAACGTCCATCTGATCAACAAAACGAGACTTCTTGGTATTGCGATCAAGATGCCAAAAGGGGCACATCTCCACATCCATTTCAATGCCTGTCTGCAGCCTCACGTTCTGCTGGGTATAGCCAAAAACATGGACCGGATGTTCATCACCAGCGATAGGCCCTTGCCTCCGAGTGAGGACGGCAGGACGGACGAAGAGGCACGAAACGCTCTTCACCTCTGTGAAATCCAGTTTTCTATTTTACCACCTGAAAAAGAGAACCCGGGCGACATATTCTCGCGGAACTACGTGAAACGCCAAACGATGAAGTACTCCCAGTTCCTCGTCGAGTTCCCCAAGCATCACAGCAACGCCGATCCGGAGGAGTGGCTCACAAGTAAACTCGTTTTCCACGAGAACGAGGCCCACAACGTCCTTCAGACGGTCCATGGAGCATGGGAGAAGTTCAATGGCCGGACACGCATGATGAAGGGGCTTTTCAACTACGAGAGCGCGTACCGGAAGTACACTCGGGGGATACTGGAGGATTTTGTTCGTGATAACATCCAATACGCCGAGATTCGGCCTAATTTCATGGAGACGAATCAGCTCTGGACTGACGACGGCACTCGGCAAATCGACAACGTGGGAATCATGAACATAATCATTGAGGAATTTGACCGGTTTCAGCAAAGAACCAAGAACTCATTTGGCGGCTTGAAGGTCATCTATTGCACACCTCGGTCCTTCTCCAATGAGTCTGTAGCCTTTGCGCTTGACGAGTGCCTGAGATTCAAGCAGAGGTGGCCCGAGTGGATTGCAGGTGAGTCTTGGGATCCGGAAAAGATTAAGACGTGTAACTGACAAACCAGGTTTTGACCTAGTTGGCGAGGAATCCAAAGGGCGGCCTCTGCGAGACTTCATCTCAGAGTTCCTCGCGTTCAGAAAGAACTGCGATGAGGCTGGCCTCGATATTCCGTTCCTATTTCATTGTGGTGAGACGACTGAGATCGGCAACGACACAGACGGTAACCTCGTGGATGCGCTTCTTCTCAACTCGAAGCGCATTGGCCACGGCTTTGCGCTGGCCAGGCACCCATATATCATGGAGCACATGAAGAAAAGGGGCATTTGCCTTGAGGTGTGCCCCATCTCCAACGAAGAACTCGGCCTCACGCCGAGGATAACTGGGCATGCTATGTACAACCTCCTCGCGAACAACGTACACTGTACGCTGAACTCGGACAACGGAACTATATTTAGGTCAGACTCATTGTTTGGGCTGTGAACACAGTTTGACTAACCGCGAGGTGTAGATCAACCCTTTCTCACGATTTTTACCAAGCCATGGTTGGCAAGACGGATATGACACTTCACGGCTGGCGACAACTCATCGAATGGAGCCTAGAACACTCGTGCATGTCCGAAAAAGAACTGGCCGTCGTGCGGGCGGACTGGGATAAGCGTTGGGAGAGCTTTCTGGACTGGGTCATTGCCGAATATGGTGATGTACAGATGAAGGAGCACGATGAGTCCAAGACGTAACAGGGATGTCGAAGCGCCTGCACTTTTTGGGACAATGTTCACACGACTTGGGGCCACCAGAACTACGAGGCATAAGTTCATACGATCAATGACCAGTAAAAAAAAGAGTTTCGCACCCGCCCATCCTACTGCAGTTAGAAGTGATCAACAGCTTGTTTCGGTGGATAGGGGACACTGGTTATCACTATGTGGCCAAAGTCGGTCCGGCAAATGACCGAAGCGTTCGTCGGATTTAGTGCTTTTCAAGGCATCCTGCACATGCAACCTGGAAAGTCTTGGTACGTGACGACAGCCCAACGAAAGAAAGGTATGCACTAGTCACCGGCGGATGCCTTGATGCACATTGGCCAAGCTGTCCCAGGGCCCGAATTCTCGACCGAATTCCCGCTTTACTCTGTGCCAGCTACAAGAAGGGAGAAGGTCCAAAACCTTGCACATGGAGAAGCTGCTCAAGAAAGGTTTGTGAAAAGTATCATCAAATGCAAGGAAcaccgccgttgccgttgctgttACATATCGTCTTCGCATCATGTCAGGTGAGAGCACCCTAGGTAGCGAGGTGTGCCGTTCCGTCCTTCGCTACCCTCGCCTATTCAGTGAAATTTGGCCACAGGACGGACCCACCGGGCTCATCGGacatacctaggtacacATCAGTCTTTGTGTCTTTGGATGGAAATATTCCACATGCCAGGTCAATGCCCGCCGCGACCCCTAACCCATCAAAATTTAGGCTTTTAAGCTTAAGGCGCGCGCGGTGGAGCCGCCCCCGTCCGCCCCCTCATTCGATCGACAGCACTACCTCATGACCGGGGCAGCGCCCGGAACCCACCTCTGGTAGGGGGAAGTCACACTGAACTCCAactcctcctcatcctccgcGACAATCTCGTGGTCTCCCGCAATTCCTGTCCGATTCCCCATTTCATTCTCCCAATCGCCGTATCTTTGCACATCCACCCAATGCGCCCCACTCGTTCATCCCATCCCTTGCCGCTCGTCGACTTCGACCCGCGAAAAACGACCGAGAACGAGGCGTGAGAAGCCCTTTCCAGAGCCGCGGGCGAACAATGCGTGGTCTCTTCTGTCTACGGACTCCCTTACATAGGGGTCGTTGTTCTCGCAGTCCCGAAGATGGAAGCGAAAGAAGGGCAATCGCATCATGGGACCCCCGCGCCTCTCTTCCCATCACATGTCTCGCCGGGGTCTGCAATGGCGACACGGTGTTTGTGTCACCGGCTCAGCCTGATCTGAAGGAAGCTTTTCATCATGGACGGGTACCGGTACAGCCTGCCTGAGTCCTGATGCAAGCATTCATGTCGGTCCGTGATAATGGCACATAGGATAGTCGCCCATGGGCCGTTTGAGGTCACATGTTCCATACCAGAACGAGATTGCAGCGAAATTGTAACGCCGTGACACGCTCCTCGATCCGATATCTCCAGAGTAAGAACACCAGTGGCACCACAGACTAAACCGAAAGGGGCAGGAAAAGTGAAGGACGTTTTGACTTTTGAGCTCTATGTACACGGTCTTATACGTGAGAGCTAATACCAATTCTAGTGATTATGCCGTCTACCAGGCCCAGTCGTCTTTCCCGACCCTTccaaaaaataaaaaagaaATTGCAATGCTCTAGGCAAAGAAACGCAAACGCGGTATCCATCCGGCCCCCCTGCTTCTCTCCCCAGAAAACATGAACACAGGGGTGTTTCTTTTAAGGGTTCCAAACTCCAAGATCAAAAAGCAAGACGATCCATAGCTTGAGCAAGTCGAATGACCTAGAAGTCAAACTTgacgcccttcttctcagAGATGTCGATCAGACCGCCGCGGTAGCTgccgcgcttcttcttgttcttctccttggtgAAGCCTTTGCCCTTGGTGACAATGAGGTCCTCGTGCGCGCGCTGAGAGTAGTCATTGGGGACGTACTCGTTGCTGGCGAACTTAGGGTCGACGTAGACCTCGTCGGGGATGCGAGAAAAGGGCTTGTTGGGCACCTTCTTATCCTTTCCGTTGGCGCCCTTGCCACCGCGGTTGTTGGCACGGTTGAGCATGGGGTCGGGGGGCAGGGGagggtcggcggcggtggaggttTCGGGCTTGAGCTCGGGTGATGTCTTCTCGAGGGTTGCGGAGGAGTTGGAGGCCGAGTcagcggccttggcggccttggcggccttcttgccAGACTTCTTGGTGTCTTCGTtcgagtccgagtccgagtcaGAGGAGGAATCGGAAGATGAGGAGCCAGAGTCGGAGTCAGGAAGGGGCACCTTTGCAGCCTCAGAGCCGTCAGAGTCGGAATCGCTGTCGGACGAGTCGGAGTCAGAGTCGGAATCAGAGTCGGAGGATGAGTCGGAGGAGGAGTCAGAGGAGGAGTCGGAGGACTCAGACTCAGACTCGGAATCGGAGGATTCGCTCTCGCTGCTAGAGCTGCTGTCCGAGCTGGAGCCGGATGACGAGCTGCTGTCATCCTTCTTGACCTTttgcttcttggccttgggagcCTCATCCTCCGAGCTGGAGTCGTCCGAGCTGGAAgagtcgctgctgctgtcgctgctACTACTGTCCGACTCGGGCGCCTTACGCTTCAGAGTCTTCTTCGGCGCGGGCTTCTCATCCTCACTCTCGCTGTCGCTGCTCGAGTCAGAAtcggagctggagctggagctggagctgctAGAGCTATCGCtgtcggcagcggcatcggccaTGTCCACATCCTTCTCTGTGTCGCTGTTTACGGCCTTGACATTCTTatcgtcgaccttggcggcggcggcgttaCCATCGATGGAGGTTTGCCAGGTCTGGAAGACAGCAACAAGGCTGGGACGGGTAGCTTGCTTCTTGGAGGGCTTCCAGCCGCTCTGGGCGCGCTGCTTCCGGAAAGCCTCATGAGCGGAGGTGAAGGCGTTCTCGGAGAGGAAGgagtcgacgaggtccaTCAATTGATCGGGAGGAGCCTGTTgggtcggcgcggcggcggccttgaccttcttctcggaCTTCTTCTCCTTAACCATCTTGTCTTGTTGCGGTGATGTAGGGGTGAAGTTGTTGGAGAATAACCAGGATGGAGGTGCAGAAGCTGACATGTGTGTCGCGGCAAGAAGGGGGATTTGTTTCTGTCAATTGCAATgcaaaaagagagagggaaagagagagggaagtGGGAAAGAGCCAAGCGCGTAGGAATTCCCTCGGTGAGAATGGGGTCGGCTTCAGTCTTCACCTGGGAAAATTTCTGTGGGAtcgcggcgtcggccagtCGATGTCTCCATAAATTTGATGTCGTGATCCCTGCTCGCgacttttttcttcttttttttccctctttttttGCCCTTCGAATCCTTCGCAGATCGTTGTCTTATCAGACGAGCCCCGATGCTACGATATATGCAACAATCCATCCGTAGTTCAAACCCGTTGCTCCGTCTCACTTAGCCGCCAACCACGCGACAGGGGTGGAAGCTTATTGCCCGATCAGCAACTGCCGTTTGTTGACTTTCGAAAAGCTGGGCGCTTAGGCTGCGACTAGGCAATGACCAAGCACATCCTGTTCCAAGGCGATCTGTTTCATAGAGCAACACGACGCATTTGACGAAGAACGCTTAGAAACAAGCCTTCCAATACCAGAATCCGATCACTCGTAAGAGCCGACGACCTCTCTGCCACCGCCCTCGTTCCTGTTCTCCGGTTTCTGAGCTGGGAAGCTCTGACAGACGCCTGTGTACATCCGCCGCTCCCGATACTTTGAACCACGAAACCGCAATGAACGCTACCAAACGAAAGTTCAACGCCCTTATTCAGGGCATGGGCAGGTCATCGGCGTCTACAAAGTCAAACGACTCCGCCAGCCTGCCAAATGAGTCACC
This window contains:
- a CDS encoding Putative adenosine deaminase domain, adenosine/adenine deaminase, metal-dependent hydrolase, translating into MGSLCSNLEKDDAPGEKNGQGRRDDNHTTRHSSPRLRKPPHHHHRRPGSPSPNAHHRRHRHHQTDREMAEEMIEAHDKIIAGTGGALTRNGLQRHGRQITILDQARTRSATAKKIQDSDDYFRQRIEVMNREKTLAFDFRLTALASPKEIEANTIIQIIKAEDQRLVYDAAEPRQGWGGQNHPRFPADHFLSNVHLINKTRLLGIAIKMPKGAHLHIHFNACLQPHVLLGIAKNMDRMFITSDRPLPPSEDGRTDEEARNALHLCEIQFSILPPEKENPGDIFSRNYVKRQTMKYSQFLVEFPKHHSNADPEEWLTSKLVFHENEAHNVLQTVHGAWEKFNGRTRMMKGLFNYESAYRKYTRGILEDFVRDNIQYAEIRPNFMETNQLWTDDGTRQIDNVGIMNIIIEEFDRFQQRTKNSFGGLKVIYCTPRSFSNESVAFALDECLRFKQRWPEWIAGFDLVGEESKGRPLRDFISEFLAFRKNCDEAGLDIPFLFHCGETTEIGNDTDGNLVDALLLNSKRIGHGFALARHPYIMEHMKKRGICLEVCPISNEELGLTPRITGHAMYNLLANNVHCTLNSDNGTIFRSTLSHDFYQAMVGKTDMTLHGWRQLIEWSLEHSCMSEKELAVVRADWDKRWESFLDWVIAEYGDVQMKEHDESKT